A stretch of Deinococcus roseus DNA encodes these proteins:
- a CDS encoding LLM class flavin-dependent oxidoreductase, with amino-acid sequence KIERVAEQAALLGRKVRFGVRAHIIVRETEEEAWQEADRLIDRLDDETVKKAQQHLSSTGSTGQQRMLALHGGNKDNLKIYKNLWAGIGLVRAGAGTAFVGNPENVAALIREYQDIGVDTFILSGYPHLEEAYRTAELLFPAIGKSQTGVLQVKSAEKRLAVSF; translated from the coding sequence GAAGATCGAACGGGTGGCCGAGCAGGCCGCGCTGCTGGGCAGAAAAGTCCGTTTCGGTGTCCGTGCTCACATCATCGTGCGGGAAACCGAAGAGGAAGCCTGGCAGGAAGCAGACCGCCTGATTGACCGCCTTGATGACGAAACCGTCAAGAAAGCCCAGCAACACCTGTCTTCTACGGGCTCTACAGGCCAGCAGAGAATGCTGGCCCTGCATGGTGGCAACAAAGACAACCTGAAAATCTACAAAAACCTGTGGGCTGGCATCGGACTGGTGCGTGCAGGAGCAGGAACCGCTTTCGTGGGCAACCCCGAGAACGTCGCAGCCCTGATCCGTGAATACCAGGACATCGGCGTGGACACCTTTATCCTGTCGGGTTACCCTCACCTGGAAGAAGCCTACCGCACAGCAGAACTGCTGTTCCCCGCCATTGGCAAATCCCAGACCGGCGTTCTGCAGGTCAAATCCGCAGAAAAACGGCTGGCTGTGTCCTTCTGA
- a CDS encoding aliphatic sulfonate ABC transporter substrate-binding protein: MKKAFLTAIAVLSLGSVAQAEDIVFRIGYQKGGIFTALKSLGWLDESVKYGIKFEWYLFPAGPQLLEAQRAGAVDFGSTGDTPSIFALAAGTPLKYVGITKNPSPHTSAILVSKASPIKSTKDLKGKKVALQRGSSAHYFTQLALKEAGLDLNDIEVVNLPPAEARGALESGAVDAWTIWDPFYAIAEAGNNVRVIRDNYKLTDGVGYWITVDRVLKDAGKKKALSYLLAELKRTADWANNNPDKLVDLWNEELGIPRDVLKVVVKRALPYRIQPFPEKQLAYLQKESDAFFELGVIPNKTKFITDFIGKVPFTKSGLKAVKK; encoded by the coding sequence ATGAAGAAAGCATTCCTCACTGCAATTGCTGTCCTCTCCCTTGGCTCTGTGGCCCAGGCTGAAGACATTGTGTTCCGCATTGGCTACCAGAAAGGGGGCATCTTCACCGCCCTGAAATCCCTGGGCTGGCTGGATGAGTCCGTCAAATATGGCATCAAATTTGAATGGTACCTGTTTCCCGCTGGACCGCAACTGCTGGAAGCCCAACGTGCCGGAGCTGTGGACTTCGGATCCACGGGAGACACCCCCAGCATCTTTGCGCTGGCTGCAGGCACCCCCCTCAAATACGTGGGCATCACCAAAAACCCCAGTCCCCACACCAGTGCCATTCTGGTGAGCAAAGCTTCTCCCATCAAAAGCACCAAGGACCTGAAGGGCAAGAAAGTGGCCTTGCAGCGCGGATCAAGCGCCCACTATTTCACGCAATTGGCCCTCAAGGAAGCAGGGTTGGACCTCAATGACATTGAAGTGGTGAACCTGCCCCCGGCAGAAGCCCGTGGCGCTCTGGAAAGTGGTGCCGTAGATGCCTGGACCATCTGGGACCCCTTCTACGCCATTGCTGAAGCAGGCAACAACGTGCGGGTCATTCGAGACAACTACAAACTGACCGATGGGGTGGGCTACTGGATCACTGTGGACCGGGTGCTGAAAGACGCAGGCAAGAAAAAAGCGCTGAGCTACCTGCTGGCAGAACTGAAGCGCACCGCCGACTGGGCCAACAACAACCCCGACAAACTGGTGGACCTCTGGAACGAAGAACTGGGCATCCCCAGAGATGTGCTGAAAGTGGTGGTCAAGCGTGCCTTGCCCTACCGCATCCAGCCTTTCCCGGAAAAACAGTTGGCTTACCTGCAGAAAGAATCAGATGCCTTCTTTGAACTGGGCGTGATTCCCAACAAAACCAAATTCATCACGGATTTCATTGGCAAAGTGCCCTTCACCAAATCTGGATTAAAGGCGGTTAAAAAATGA
- a CDS encoding ABC transporter permease subunit, which yields MTITRSIPQSNTRQKRSFKFNATELWRWMLPITLLVVWQISSNAGWLSAQILPAPTAVFGALEELIRNGKLWEHFAISIQRALLGVFLGFATGFTLGLLVGINRFLSVLLDSTLQMVRNIPHLALVPLVIMWFGIGETGKIFLIALGTFFPIYLNTVHGIRGIDPKLLEMARVYGLTGQQTFWRVILPGALPGILVGLRYSLGIAWLSLVVSESIAANAGIGHLAMDAREFMRTDIVVLVILIYAALGKWADSTVRILERRLLPWHPNLK from the coding sequence ATGACCATCACCCGCAGCATTCCCCAGAGCAACACCCGCCAGAAGCGCAGCTTCAAGTTCAATGCCACCGAATTGTGGCGCTGGATGCTTCCCATCACCCTGCTGGTGGTGTGGCAGATCAGCTCCAATGCGGGCTGGCTCAGTGCCCAGATCCTCCCTGCACCGACTGCAGTCTTTGGAGCCCTCGAAGAACTGATCCGCAACGGCAAGTTGTGGGAACACTTCGCCATCTCCATCCAGCGTGCTTTGCTGGGTGTGTTCCTGGGCTTCGCCACCGGGTTCACCCTCGGTCTGCTGGTGGGCATCAACCGCTTCCTGTCGGTGTTGCTGGACAGCACCCTGCAGATGGTGCGCAACATTCCCCACCTGGCCCTGGTCCCACTGGTGATCATGTGGTTTGGCATCGGAGAGACCGGGAAGATCTTCCTGATCGCCCTGGGCACTTTCTTCCCCATCTACCTCAACACCGTGCACGGCATCCGGGGCATTGATCCCAAGCTGCTGGAAATGGCCAGAGTTTACGGTCTGACCGGACAGCAGACCTTCTGGCGTGTGATTCTGCCCGGTGCCCTCCCTGGAATTCTGGTGGGTTTGCGTTACTCCCTGGGGATTGCCTGGCTGTCTCTGGTGGTCAGCGAGTCCATTGCTGCCAACGCTGGCATCGGACACCTCGCCATGGACGCCCGTGAATTCATGCGCACCGACATTGTGGTGCTGGTGATCCTGATCTACGCCGCACTGGGCAAATGGGCCGACAGCACGGTGCGCATTCTGGAAAGGAGGCTGCTGCCATGGCATCCGAACCTCAAGTGA
- a CDS encoding ABC transporter ATP-binding protein, translating into MASEPQVTLHLEHIGKRFGAREVLRNINLTVKEGELVALIGASGGGKTTLLRVIAGLEEISSGKLTLDTANGQAPRTRVVFQEDRLLPWLNVINNVTLGLPKNTHPYAYHILESVGLSERTGDWPSQLSGGQRQRVSLARALTHKPHLLLLDEPFGALDALTRGEMQKLLEDLWNTHKFTAVLVTHDIEEALQLADRVIVLRDGEIAREVTVDLPRPRKRSDPHLWELAESLERELHQPELNLSGEVAAS; encoded by the coding sequence ATGGCATCCGAACCTCAAGTGACCCTGCATCTGGAACACATCGGCAAGCGCTTCGGTGCACGTGAAGTCCTCAGGAACATCAACCTGACCGTCAAAGAAGGCGAACTGGTGGCCCTGATCGGAGCCAGTGGAGGAGGGAAGACCACCCTCCTGAGGGTGATCGCCGGACTCGAAGAGATCAGCAGCGGCAAACTGACCCTGGATACCGCAAACGGTCAGGCCCCCAGAACCCGCGTGGTGTTTCAGGAAGACCGCCTGCTCCCCTGGCTGAATGTGATCAACAACGTCACCCTGGGACTGCCCAAAAACACCCACCCTTACGCTTATCACATCCTGGAAAGTGTGGGACTCTCAGAAAGAACCGGAGACTGGCCCAGCCAGCTTTCCGGAGGACAGAGACAGCGGGTTTCCCTGGCACGTGCCCTCACCCACAAGCCCCACCTGCTTTTGCTGGACGAGCCTTTCGGGGCACTGGACGCCCTGACCAGAGGCGAAATGCAGAAACTGCTGGAAGACCTCTGGAACACCCACAAGTTCACTGCCGTGCTGGTCACCCACGACATCGAGGAAGCCCTGCAACTGGCAGACCGGGTGATCGTGCTCAGGGACGGAGAAATCGCCCGCGAAGTGACCGTGGATTTGCCCCGCCCCAGAAAACGCAGCGATCCCCACCTGTGGGAACTGGCCGAAAGCCTGGAACGCGAACTCCACCAGCCCGAACTGAACCTCTCTGGCGAAGTTGCTGCAAGCTGA
- a CDS encoding MDR family MFS transporter, producing MTHLISSISAPTMLTPLQKRWAFAGVLLVLFLASLNLTVVGTALPRVVSELGGIQLYSWAFTGYFLSSTLVIAISGRISDIYGRKKLVLLGIVIFAFGSTLLSLSPDMLTLIALRAVQGVGGGLLISMSFATIADIFDPLERGKYQGFTTSVFGFSSVVGPLIGGLITDHLGWRYVFLVNLPFALLAFLFIQKHLQGAYVPLRATIDHLGNVLLGTTTLSLLLGLTFVGLKTSWTSPEALVCFGIFGISLIWFVLWERKFPSPVINLKLFQNRTVLLSNLAGFLTIATMQACIMYLPLYMQGVKATGATLSGLLLTPLMVGQVGTSALSGILVSRTGSYKPYVLGGAWLSAVALACTATINQNTPVWHVLFYMVLLGMGIGPVMSLLTLAVQNAVSREDLGMATSLNQFFRQLGGTIFVTILGVFLNQDLSLHLLDHLPRDVQDLPPQVVASIQNPNALSNPALMSRLHQELLQLGGPELASKVLSGLREMLAGAVHSISLATFVLGVLAVVVLWKLPHTRLKS from the coding sequence ATGACCCATCTGATTTCTTCCATTTCTGCCCCTACGATGCTCACCCCTCTGCAGAAACGTTGGGCTTTTGCCGGGGTGTTGCTGGTGTTGTTTCTGGCTTCCCTGAACCTGACGGTGGTGGGAACAGCCCTCCCCAGGGTGGTTTCTGAACTGGGAGGCATCCAGCTGTATTCCTGGGCTTTTACAGGGTATTTTCTGAGCAGCACGCTGGTGATTGCCATCAGTGGCCGCATCAGCGACATTTATGGCCGCAAGAAGCTGGTGTTGCTGGGCATTGTCATTTTCGCTTTTGGAAGCACCCTGCTTTCCCTCTCGCCAGACATGCTCACCCTCATTGCCCTCAGGGCCGTGCAGGGTGTGGGAGGAGGTCTTCTCATCTCGATGTCCTTTGCCACCATTGCAGACATTTTTGATCCACTGGAACGGGGGAAATACCAGGGTTTCACCACTTCGGTGTTTGGGTTTTCCAGTGTGGTGGGTCCCCTGATTGGTGGCCTGATCACCGATCATCTGGGCTGGAGGTACGTGTTTCTGGTCAATTTGCCTTTTGCGTTGCTGGCTTTCCTGTTCATCCAGAAGCACTTGCAGGGGGCGTATGTGCCCCTAAGAGCCACCATTGATCACCTGGGAAATGTTTTGCTGGGCACCACCACCCTCAGTTTGCTGCTGGGGCTCACCTTTGTGGGACTCAAAACCTCCTGGACTTCGCCCGAGGCCCTGGTTTGCTTTGGGATTTTTGGGATTTCACTGATCTGGTTTGTCTTGTGGGAAAGAAAATTCCCCAGTCCGGTCATCAATCTGAAGCTGTTTCAAAACCGCACGGTGTTGCTTTCCAACCTGGCGGGTTTTCTGACCATTGCCACCATGCAGGCCTGCATCATGTATTTGCCCCTTTACATGCAAGGGGTGAAGGCCACAGGAGCCACCCTCTCTGGCCTGCTGCTCACCCCCCTGATGGTCGGTCAGGTTGGGACCAGTGCCCTCTCTGGGATTCTGGTGTCCAGAACAGGCAGTTACAAACCGTATGTGCTGGGAGGGGCATGGCTCAGTGCTGTTGCACTGGCCTGCACCGCCACCATCAACCAGAACACCCCGGTCTGGCATGTGCTGTTTTACATGGTGCTGCTGGGGATGGGCATTGGTCCGGTGATGTCCCTGCTCACCCTGGCGGTGCAAAATGCTGTGTCCAGAGAAGACCTGGGCATGGCCACCAGCCTGAACCAGTTTTTCCGGCAACTGGGAGGAACCATTTTTGTGACCATCCTGGGGGTGTTCCTGAATCAGGACCTGTCTTTGCACCTGCTGGATCACCTGCCCAGAGACGTACAGGACCTGCCACCACAGGTGGTGGCCAGCATCCAGAATCCCAATGCCCTCAGCAACCCGGCCCTGATGTCCCGTCTGCACCAGGAGCTCCTGCAGCTGGGAGGTCCAGAGCTGGCCAGCAAGGTGCTCTCGGGTTTGCGAGAAATGCTGGCCGGGGCAGTGCATAGCATTTCTCTGGCGACATTTGTGCTGGGGGTTCTGGCCGTGGTGGTGCTGTGGAAATTGCCCCACACCCGGCTGAAATCCTGA
- a CDS encoding phosphatase PAP2 family protein: MINWTLQALKLHWKILIFWLLGILLPLLGVGLIAEDLLDKTPFKFDEPFMRWVHGFSSPVLDAVAITLGIVGSVKVIGPISVLICIFALQHRQAYGIYFLLSTLGAGLLNVILKLLFNRDRPHLWDWLVNEPAASFPSGHSMYSAALAAALTALLWHTRYRWHMLIFGVLFALSVGLSRIYLGVHYPTDVLSGWAGGVAWSLALWKILKSRRRTNPEGPVQTPAASSSSSQQV; this comes from the coding sequence ATGATCAACTGGACGTTACAGGCACTCAAACTTCACTGGAAAATCCTGATCTTCTGGTTGCTGGGCATCTTGCTTCCCCTGCTGGGGGTGGGGCTCATCGCCGAGGATCTGCTGGACAAAACCCCATTCAAATTTGATGAACCTTTCATGCGCTGGGTGCATGGGTTTTCTTCCCCTGTGCTGGATGCTGTGGCCATCACCCTGGGCATTGTGGGCAGCGTGAAGGTGATCGGACCCATCAGTGTTCTGATTTGCATTTTTGCGTTGCAACACCGTCAGGCTTATGGGATTTATTTTCTGCTTTCCACCCTGGGAGCAGGACTGCTCAATGTGATCCTCAAACTGCTTTTCAACCGGGACAGGCCCCACCTGTGGGACTGGCTGGTCAATGAACCTGCAGCCAGTTTCCCCAGCGGGCACTCCATGTATTCAGCAGCGCTGGCTGCTGCATTGACCGCCTTGCTGTGGCACACCCGTTACCGCTGGCACATGCTGATTTTCGGGGTGCTGTTTGCGCTGTCGGTGGGACTCAGCCGCATTTACCTGGGGGTGCATTATCCCACCGATGTGCTGTCTGGCTGGGCGGGTGGGGTGGCCTGGTCCCTGGCCCTCTGGAAAATTCTGAAGAGCCGCAGGCGCACCAACCCAGAAGGACCCGTGCAAACCCCTGCAGCATCTTCCAGTTCTTCCCAGCAGGTTTGA
- a CDS encoding GNAT family N-acetyltransferase, whose translation MTFTLHPATTFTLEQLNDIFVGSFQGYFVPIPSDLKTFTYRLRSEHIDLSESLVALVDGKPAGISLTARRVGRTRLAGLGVYPEHRKHGLGQKLTEAFLQPALERQDEVLLECFQVNVGALQLYHKLGFEIQRSLLGYTGSVSPTAHADLKALSLQEAVAFVREQTEPDLPWQISPDTLISLPPTAQAYRLQDSVAIVSQAGEQLYLRSLVTHKESRHQRQATRLLQAISSKTGIQQWQAIPVFPETLIRPLAEKLGWQPSNLQQFEMVLQNPQTQN comes from the coding sequence ATGACCTTCACGTTGCACCCAGCCACAACGTTCACCCTGGAACAACTCAATGACATCTTTGTGGGTTCCTTTCAGGGCTACTTTGTGCCCATTCCCAGTGACCTGAAAACCTTCACCTACCGCCTGAGGTCCGAACACATCGACCTCTCGGAAAGCCTGGTGGCCCTGGTGGACGGCAAACCCGCAGGAATTTCTCTGACGGCCCGCAGGGTGGGACGCACCCGACTGGCCGGACTGGGGGTTTATCCAGAACACCGCAAACATGGTCTCGGGCAAAAACTCACCGAGGCCTTCTTGCAACCCGCCCTGGAACGGCAGGACGAGGTGCTGCTGGAATGCTTCCAGGTCAATGTTGGGGCTTTGCAGCTTTACCACAAGCTGGGTTTTGAAATCCAGCGCAGCCTGCTGGGATACACCGGCAGCGTGTCCCCAACAGCCCACGCTGATCTGAAAGCCCTTTCTCTGCAGGAAGCTGTGGCCTTTGTCAGGGAGCAGACAGAGCCCGATCTCCCCTGGCAAATCTCCCCTGACACGCTGATCAGCCTGCCCCCCACTGCTCAGGCTTACCGTTTGCAGGACAGTGTCGCCATCGTTTCACAGGCAGGAGAGCAGCTGTACCTCAGGTCTCTGGTGACCCACAAAGAAAGCAGACACCAGCGGCAGGCCACCCGACTCTTGCAAGCCATCAGCAGCAAAACAGGAATCCAGCAGTGGCAGGCCATACCTGTGTTTCCTGAAACCTTGATTCGCCCACTGGCCGAAAAGCTGGGATGGCAACCTTCAAACCTGCAGCAATTTGAAATGGTGCTGCAGAATCCTCAGACGCAAAACTGA
- a CDS encoding carbohydrate binding domain-containing protein yields MKNQYRTILGLGITLSLMACTTTVKPDNNPTITLTATPTALPKGGGKVTLTATANDDKGIKKVEFYNGGAAPFATDTTAPYSVDSNITADTTFTAKVYDTANHVVASAPVSVTVSTALWEDNFDGAALDASKWGYQIGNGFGSGAGYTPGWGNNELEYYTDRAQNVSVKDGHLVLTAIKENYKGDANGTLQDFTWTSGRIRTAGKFSRTYGKFEIRAKLPTGQGLWPAIWMLPEDQPDNPYGTWAANGEIDIMEAWGSKPDRVAHTLHYGGMWPNNVFSGKEYTFPAAGINEWHTYTLEWRSNEIKWLVDGVVTATKTQWWSSKATPPKGDADLTAWPAPFDKPFYLLLNLAVGGNFDGNPTDPALTKAEMLVDYVKVWGLEDENRDPGPRPDMVYPWTPKPQRPPLADGNLVYNPSFDWAANDSHITDTTTSLAGADNSYFWTSFKLGSEYTFSNDKAQGNALKVDITNPGGVNYAVQLRQDGITIKNLKKYKVEFDVWSSVARNIMVKVGGGESRGYAAYSGEQNVGIGTTKEHKTLEFDMMGTTDAEARLEFNLGNAGANQVWIDNVSVKEVGDVDVSMRPPTADGNYIYNGNFSEESPAVDGIPGINNTDYWSFYQQDNNPVNVSVEGGEIKLAVNTVNSGQYWFIQLNQKNVPIVKDQKYRLTFKAHSSDARKVEVVVGDDGAPYARYLNQQVDITSDAKTYSYEFTGPQTNNKAILQILGATGAGSYDLYFDDFRLEKIN; encoded by the coding sequence GTGAAAAATCAGTACCGCACCATTCTTGGACTTGGAATCACCCTGTCGCTGATGGCCTGCACCACCACCGTCAAACCCGACAACAACCCCACCATCACCCTGACAGCCACACCCACTGCACTGCCCAAAGGCGGAGGAAAAGTCACCCTGACAGCCACCGCCAACGATGACAAGGGCATCAAGAAAGTGGAATTCTACAATGGTGGAGCAGCTCCCTTTGCCACCGACACCACGGCTCCCTACTCTGTGGACAGCAACATCACTGCAGACACCACCTTCACTGCCAAAGTGTATGACACGGCAAACCATGTGGTGGCCTCTGCTCCCGTGTCTGTGACGGTTTCCACTGCCCTGTGGGAAGACAACTTTGATGGTGCAGCCCTGGATGCCAGCAAATGGGGTTACCAAATTGGCAACGGATTCGGCTCTGGTGCTGGTTACACCCCGGGCTGGGGCAACAACGAACTGGAATACTACACCGACCGTGCCCAGAACGTGTCTGTCAAAGACGGCCATCTGGTCCTGACCGCCATCAAGGAAAACTACAAGGGCGATGCCAACGGCACCCTGCAGGATTTCACCTGGACCTCCGGGCGCATTCGCACCGCTGGCAAGTTCAGCCGCACCTACGGAAAATTTGAAATCCGTGCCAAACTGCCCACCGGACAGGGCCTGTGGCCCGCCATCTGGATGCTGCCCGAAGACCAGCCTGACAACCCTTACGGCACCTGGGCAGCCAACGGTGAAATCGACATCATGGAAGCCTGGGGCAGCAAACCTGACCGGGTGGCCCACACCCTGCACTACGGCGGCATGTGGCCCAACAACGTCTTCTCGGGCAAAGAGTACACCTTCCCCGCTGCAGGCATCAACGAGTGGCACACCTACACCCTGGAGTGGCGCTCCAACGAGATCAAATGGCTGGTCGATGGCGTGGTCACCGCCACCAAGACCCAGTGGTGGAGCTCCAAAGCCACCCCACCCAAAGGAGACGCTGACCTGACCGCATGGCCAGCGCCTTTTGACAAGCCTTTCTACCTGCTGCTGAACCTGGCAGTTGGAGGCAACTTTGACGGAAACCCCACCGATCCTGCCCTCACCAAAGCAGAAATGCTGGTGGATTACGTCAAGGTCTGGGGACTTGAAGACGAGAACCGCGATCCCGGCCCCCGTCCTGACATGGTTTACCCCTGGACCCCCAAACCCCAGCGTCCCCCTCTGGCAGACGGCAACCTGGTTTACAACCCCTCTTTTGACTGGGCCGCCAACGATTCTCACATCACCGACACCACCACTTCCCTGGCTGGCGCAGACAACTCCTACTTCTGGACCTCCTTCAAACTGGGTTCTGAATACACCTTCTCCAATGACAAGGCCCAGGGGAACGCCCTGAAAGTGGACATCACCAATCCTGGTGGCGTGAACTATGCTGTGCAGTTGCGCCAGGACGGCATCACCATCAAGAACCTCAAGAAGTACAAAGTGGAGTTTGATGTGTGGTCTTCTGTGGCCCGTAACATCATGGTCAAAGTGGGTGGCGGAGAGAGCCGTGGCTATGCTGCTTACTCTGGTGAGCAGAACGTGGGCATCGGCACCACCAAAGAACACAAAACCCTGGAATTTGACATGATGGGCACCACCGATGCAGAAGCCCGTCTGGAATTCAACCTGGGCAACGCTGGAGCCAACCAGGTCTGGATTGACAATGTGTCGGTCAAAGAAGTGGGAGATGTGGATGTCAGCATGCGTCCCCCCACCGCCGATGGCAACTACATCTACAACGGCAACTTCTCTGAAGAATCTCCCGCTGTGGACGGCATTCCTGGCATCAACAATACCGATTACTGGTCCTTCTACCAGCAGGACAACAACCCCGTCAATGTCTCTGTTGAAGGCGGAGAAATCAAGCTGGCTGTGAACACCGTGAACTCTGGTCAATACTGGTTCATCCAGCTCAACCAGAAGAATGTGCCCATCGTGAAAGACCAGAAATACAGACTGACTTTCAAAGCCCACTCTTCTGATGCCCGCAAAGTGGAAGTGGTGGTTGGGGACGATGGTGCGCCTTACGCCCGCTACCTCAACCAGCAAGTGGACATCACCAGCGATGCCAAGACCTACTCTTACGAGTTCACTGGACCCCAGACCAACAACAAAGCCATTTTGCAGATTCTGGGTGCCACTGGCGCAGGCAGCTACGACCTCTACTTCGATGACTTCCGTCTGGAAAAGATCAACTGA
- a CDS encoding LacI family DNA-binding transcriptional regulator produces MTRPAMTLSEIARIAGVSKMTVSNVINGKKGVAEETRQRIMEVIQETGYIANRSARNLASGRTRTIGLVVPKLNSNYTLYIGEILRGAGDAADQHHWDLLVCTTSDDEEREFRRIQSLASGLADGILVLLPRAEQSYLSLLQETHIPVITLDHGLIETPLPSIDVDNHTGGRLATQHLLDLGHRRIAFIGGTYSRAHLERLDGYQEVLKENGIPVDSELIVQGDYSQPSGFKAAEHLFNLHDPPTAIFALSDAMAFGVMESAGRRGLRIPDDLSVVGFDDIPMAGWVHPQLTTIRQPLYQLGETAINLIIAMTDGDVLPGQRMLLPVELVVRGSTTKAR; encoded by the coding sequence ATGACCAGACCAGCCATGACGCTCAGTGAAATTGCACGCATCGCAGGCGTATCCAAAATGACCGTTTCCAATGTGATCAATGGCAAGAAGGGGGTTGCTGAAGAAACCCGCCAGCGCATCATGGAAGTCATTCAGGAAACCGGATACATTGCCAACCGTTCGGCCCGCAACCTGGCGTCCGGGCGCACCCGCACCATTGGACTGGTGGTGCCCAAACTGAACTCCAATTACACCCTTTACATTGGTGAAATCCTGCGTGGAGCAGGAGACGCTGCAGACCAGCACCACTGGGATTTGCTGGTTTGCACCACCAGCGACGATGAAGAACGGGAATTCCGACGCATCCAGTCTCTGGCATCTGGACTTGCAGATGGGATTCTGGTGTTGCTGCCCAGAGCAGAGCAGAGCTACCTGTCCCTCTTGCAGGAAACCCACATTCCAGTGATCACCCTGGACCACGGCCTGATCGAAACCCCCCTGCCTTCCATTGATGTGGACAACCACACCGGAGGAAGGCTGGCCACCCAGCATCTGCTGGACCTGGGGCACCGCCGCATTGCTTTCATTGGAGGCACCTATTCGCGGGCACACCTGGAAAGGCTGGATGGTTATCAGGAGGTGCTGAAAGAAAACGGCATTCCCGTAGATTCTGAACTGATTGTGCAGGGGGATTACAGCCAGCCCAGTGGCTTCAAAGCCGCTGAGCACCTTTTCAATTTGCATGACCCACCCACCGCCATTTTTGCCCTCAGTGATGCCATGGCCTTCGGGGTGATGGAATCTGCAGGCCGCAGGGGGCTTCGCATTCCAGATGATTTGTCGGTGGTGGGCTTTGACGACATCCCCATGGCAGGCTGGGTGCACCCACAACTCACCACCATTCGCCAGCCGCTGTATCAACTGGGTGAAACCGCCATCAACCTGATCATTGCCATGACCGATGGAGACGTTCTGCCTGGTCAACGGATGCTGCTCCCGGTGGAGCTGGTGGTCCGGGGATCCACTACAAAGGCCAGATGA
- a CDS encoding PepSY-associated TM helix domain-containing protein: MYGWFRWLHIYISMFSLLIILFFSVTGITLNHPDWVFGSVETRSEVKGTLPAGWNADQKVNWLKVVEYLRATNGVKGSVADGDYQSDDQQASVSFHAPGYAADAFIEMDTGKYTLNIDAQGAVAVLNDLHKGRDTSPAWKWVIDVSAGFLVLVSLSGLGLLIFLKKLRPAGLMTAVAGGALVLILMKLAS, from the coding sequence ATGTATGGCTGGTTTCGCTGGCTGCACATCTACATCTCGATGTTTTCTTTGCTGATCATCCTGTTTTTCTCGGTCACGGGGATCACCCTGAACCATCCCGACTGGGTGTTTGGCAGCGTGGAAACCCGCTCTGAAGTGAAAGGCACCCTGCCTGCAGGCTGGAATGCCGACCAGAAAGTGAACTGGTTGAAGGTGGTGGAGTACCTGAGGGCCACCAATGGGGTCAAGGGCAGTGTGGCAGATGGGGATTACCAGAGCGATGACCAGCAGGCTTCGGTGAGTTTTCATGCGCCGGGTTACGCTGCTGATGCTTTCATCGAGATGGACACTGGCAAGTACACCCTGAACATTGATGCCCAGGGCGCAGTGGCGGTGCTCAATGACCTGCACAAGGGCAGGGACACCAGTCCAGCCTGGAAATGGGTGATTGATGTTTCAGCAGGCTTTCTGGTGCTGGTCTCCCTCTCCGGGCTCGGGTTGCTGATTTTCCTGAAGAAGCTGCGTCCTGCAGGATTGATGACAGCTGTGGCAGGAGGCGCTCTGGTGCTCATCCTGATGAAACTGGCTTCCTGA
- a CDS encoding DUF2271 domain-containing protein: MSDQKSRYLSRRSFLTRTGAFAATLMVGRLALAQGAKTSKFNSDLEMAINFEIQQTSGGRYQRPYVAVWIENASGYPVRTVSLWIENSGKGLRYVRELRRWYQDETTRSGKDGGDLISTVSSSTRNAGKYTVVWDGKNDRKALVDQGEYYICVEESREHGPYQLVRKKVTVGDAALKETLGSDGELKDVSIELRKRK, from the coding sequence ATGAGTGATCAGAAATCCCGTTACCTTTCCCGCCGTTCCTTCCTGACCCGCACAGGTGCTTTTGCTGCCACCCTGATGGTGGGTCGTCTGGCTCTCGCTCAGGGTGCCAAAACCAGCAAGTTCAACAGCGACCTGGAAATGGCCATCAACTTTGAAATCCAGCAGACTTCTGGAGGCCGTTACCAGCGTCCTTATGTGGCCGTATGGATCGAGAACGCCAGCGGTTATCCGGTCAGGACCGTCAGCCTGTGGATTGAGAATTCTGGCAAGGGTTTGCGCTACGTTCGTGAACTGAGGCGCTGGTATCAGGATGAAACCACCCGCTCAGGCAAAGATGGCGGGGATTTGATTTCTACTGTGTCCAGTTCCACCCGCAATGCAGGCAAATACACCGTGGTCTGGGACGGCAAGAACGACAGGAAAGCCCTGGTGGATCAGGGGGAGTATTACATCTGTGTGGAGGAATCCAGGGAACACGGCCCTTACCAGCTGGTGCGCAAGAAGGTCACGGTGGGCGATGCAGCCCTCAAAGAAACGCTCGGCAGCGATGGTGAGCTGAAGGATGTGTCCATTGAGCTCCGCAAGAGAAAATAA